The segment tgaggaaattaaaaatttttatttcctcaaacgttaaaaattttaaaaagtacctttttaaatatacaaaaatgtacttatattttgtattattttattttatttttaaagcagAAATAGAAAATATCTCCAACGTCATCCTatattagtgattttttttttcaacaacgCACTCAGGAATGGGACCATTTGTCCAATAGATGAAGAACTAAAGAAATATTAGACCTGGCCTAAGAATCCCCACTTTCAACTATTAGGCTACATTCGACTACCgtgaaatattaagaaaagaaaaaaaaaattaaaaaataataatttttttttgtgtttagttttaatatgaaaaagggaaaagaaaattaaatataattaaattaattaatattttatatatttttaatttattaattttgaatttatcttttattttttttcacattttcttttaaatttttctcgaaccaaacataaccttttatatatatatatatatatatattatatgtatttaaaaaaaagctaaattaaatcattaagtcaAGGATTgacttttaagaaataaaaaagtctttttttaacttaaaaaaagaatttgatatataattaaaaaaaatgttgtattttttttttttacttatgaTATCTTTAAGAAGTGTAAATTTTACTTGAATTTCAACCTCTGATTAAAGTGAAAAGCAGAAATCCCAAACGAGGGCTAAGTCAATTTAATTTTGGGTGTAGTAAAACATatgaaaaactaaatatttcaatatttacaaaatgatgattcaaatgaaaattcatcaaatatgTAAGTGAAGTTGGGCTACAAGAATTATTAAGGAGGACCAACTATGGATCCAAAAGGTCACAGACTAAGGTGGGTCATGAATGGGATCGAGAAATGCATGATGGGAATGAATTTAAGTTGAAAGAGGAGCATCTGGATGCTTCTTCGACTGCAAATGCGTTAACTGGTGGAGAGTGGCTAAGAGGCGTTGAGGGAGAGACAGAGATGAAAGCAACTATAGAGCATGCAAACAAGGTTTATAAAGTTGTAGGAGGAATAATTGGAAATGTAGAGACAAAACAGCAAATGGATCTAACTCAAGCTGTGAGAGAGAGGCTGAGACAGTGGTGATTGCAACCATAGGGGACCGCAAACAAAGACCATAAAGTTGAAGCATGAATAATTGAAATGTAGAGGAGAGAACACCAAATGGGTCCTCTTCATATTGacaattgaaattttgagagagagacagagagagacacacagagagacagagagagagggagaaggagagagagagagggagagagggagagagttAATTTTCATGGTGCCCACCCTCAGCAAAGGCTCTCTCAAGGCCACAATCCAGTAGGGTCCAAATGACTCAAAGAGAGAGCCACAAGAAGGCGGAGAATAGGACATATTTCATAACTTCAGCCATTCAGCATCGAGATAAGTCCCCAACTAGCAATCTCTTTCCATGGACAAAACCAACCAAAAATTGCATGGGCAAAGCGCCCATTCGCTGCAACCCAGTGTGTGTGGGCTCATGGGCCCCATAACTCCATCATTTGCCCCTCCCACTAATACGAAGAGTCACTGCTGTTACAATTTGCGCTTCGTTCTGGGTCTTTAGTTTCTGTGTTTCTGCCCAATTTTCCatcttcttctcctctttcttcttCCATGATCACTGACAAGAAAGTTGCAAATGCCATGGGAGGCAAGACTGCAAGGGCCTGCGATAACTGCCTGCACAAGCGGGCTCGTTGGTACTGTGGCGCTGATGATGCTTTCCTATGCCAAGCATGCGATGCATCAGTGCATTCGGCAAACCAATTAGCCGAAAGGCATGAAAGGGTTCGGCTCCAGGCCGCGTCTTGTAAGAACGCTGACTCAATGCGTGAAAATTCTACTCCCGCCTGGCACCAGGGGTTCACTCGCAAGGCCAGAAGCCCACGCAATGTGAAGCGCACCTCGGTGCAACCATCTAAACATGAGAACAAGTTTCCAACTCCTCCCCCACTTGTTCCGGAGATTGGGAGTGAAGAAGCATCGCCTGATGAGAATGAAGAGCAGTTCCTTTTTCGGGTTCCGACCTTTGATCCCTTCGTTGCGGAACTCAACAATGACGGGATACCTGAAATCGGCATGGAAAATGATTCAAAGCCTTTATCGGATTACGGACATGAAGAAATAGGTGACTTGGATTCTCTAACTGGGTTTCTGCCCTCAGAAATGGATCTTGCAGAGTTTGCTGCTGATGTTGAGAGCTATCTAGGAGCAGGCCTGGATGAGGACTCGTGCGGAATCAATGATATGGATGCTTGTTTTGGAGACCAAAAGGTGAAAGTTAAAGAGGAACGAGTGGAAACTGATGCAACCTTCCATCTGGACCCGGAATTGGACATGACAAAAGAATTGTTAGCATGGAACTTAGATTATGAGTCAACTGTAATGGACGAGGAGGAACATGAGGAGAAGATGGTGGCTGCAGTGGAGATGAGGAGAAAGATATCTTTGAGTCTTAATTACGAGGATGTCATCACTGCCTGGGCCAGCCAAGGCTCTCCATGGACAACAGGAAATCGTCCAGAATTCGATCCCAACGACTACTGGCCAGACTACATGGTAATCTCCCCCACACAAACATAAAATCCAATTGAAGAGATgcatgtttatatatatatatatatatgatgatcCAAAGTATTTATTGATGTTGAATGcccttaattataatttgatcaAATAGTGATGACCGACTTACAATTGCCATTTTTGTGTTGAATCTTTCAGGGTGCTTGTCCAACAAATGTTCATGGGCCGTGTGGAGATGTGGGAGGAGTGGGAGGAAATTTTGGAGGCAGGGATGGGGGTAGAGAAGCAAGAGTGTTGAGGTACCGAGAGAAGCGAAGGACTAGGCTGTTTTCCAAGAAGATAAGGTACGAGGTTAGGAAATTGAATGCGGAGAAAAGGCCTAGAATGAAAGGAAGGTTTGTGAAGAGGGCATCCTTTGCTGCAGGACCTTGTTTTCCTATCTTGAATGTTAAATAACCGTCAACTGCCAAGTTTGCTTATTTGCTAGCAAAATTGGTATGTTTTGGTTGGACTTCTGAtggctatatatatattgtacaATAAGTTGAAGTGAGTTTAGCTTCTTAAGCACCTTCAACCTTGTACCTAGCTAGCTACAACCCTCCCTTTTCTTCTTAGACATCATTCAATTTTGTAaagttctttgtttttttatggaaCAACAATCTTCATAAATGGGTTGAGATTGTGATGAATGCTTGATGTGTATATGCAAGGCATCCAGCTATGTAGCATACATCTCCAACTGCACTgcaagaaagaagaagaaaatagaggagtTGTAGACTtgtaactaatttaattttgacaATGAAACAGTGACTGGCTATATTTATTTCACACAAATCTCATAGATTGTTTTCATTTCTACAATTGATTGATTAGTTGTTCAAGAACCGAGTTTCATGTGGGTTTTTCAGTCATTAATTCTCATATCTAGGATCATGAATATGAGAAGCCTTTAATGGAGGGTGTAGGACTCACCTCAAATTACCAATTCagtgccaaaaagaaaaatggagaagaaggaagaaaagcataagttgaagaagaaaggaTCAGTAGTGACGGCCTTGTCCATattcaaaaacaaacaaaacaaaacaaaacaaaacacaaaagGAGTTGCAGCAGAGAAGGCGACATAACAGAATTGAATTGCTTGAAATCATGTCATCATTGCTACCACATTTTACCAGTCCAAAAACAAAGTGTTTTTGATCAGTTATTTTAGTGCTGTTATCATCTTATGATCAGTACTGCCAAGTCTATGCTTGAGTAGTAGTATATATACTCAAGGTCATGTTAAAGAGTGCGTTCACTTGTCAAGGTAGTAAGCATGAGATTACTACACTTTATtgagaattaaataatttttttattttccaacacTTTTGTTGGGCAACTTTTTGTCCATATTTTCATTTCCTCGTATTCAATTCCccccaaattttcaaaaatcaagtatAGCTTTAATTTTTAGATAGGCTTAAACATGAAATATTAAGCTTATTTGACAACATTGTTTTGGAGCAGTTCTAAAAGaataagtttttgaaaatatttcttaggTTTTTGaaaagcaaaattttatttaaggattcaaatatgaaaaatagttttttcaattttgaaggcATAATACACTtacataaaatacaaaataaaaatgaaaatgatctATTCTTTGTGTTTCTATCTCTAAATATTAATCTAAAAAAGAATGTAATGATCCTAACGatattgataaaagaaaataacgAGTTTTTGTTTAAGGGTGATTAAATGTTGGAATTGAAACTAggtcttttttttctcttggaagacttgttattttttaatagatacAACTTGTTTCAAATGATGAGTCTAATATTTTAAAGACATAACATTTTCAAATGATATGTCTAGTGCCTTAAAGACACATCTTTGTCTTATAGTCACCAACAAAATCTACAAATAGGTTCCttgtattttcttattcatccattattttcactcatttctcatttcttaaACTTTCAAGTCCTTAGTTTCAaatttggtcattttttttaccaagccttttattttatttttttatttaaaaaagtacAAATCATTAAGCGATTTGTTGTTTATTATAATTTGGAGTGTTATTCTTACAAGAAAGTGATCGTTGTATCATGAAAAACAATCACATGTATCGTAAACATATGAACATGATGAAATTTGTCTTAAGGATATAGAGTCAAACTCTAATTTCAATCAATCCTAAAAGTTCATCTATTCAATAGACTTATTTCCTATATAAAAGGATGTCCAGACGAGTAGTCTGGGTACACCCCTTCGAAGTTTAAGTCTATTAAGAGTAGTACTGACTATTTTTAAGAGAGAGTGAGCTTTCTCGTGCACGTCCCTTGTTCATACTTTTTAGAGTGTTTTTATAGAGCTAATGGCACAACTACTGTAGTGCTGACTAGGCACTCCGCTGGCCTTGTGGGGAAAAGGAATCCCCTCACTTATGGTGTCAAACTGATCTTAACCAAGTTTGGAGGCAACTATTTGGTTGGATTTCATACTTGTCCTGGATGACCAAAGTGTCTGAGTTAGAAAGAGACACGTGGAGGGGAACTCCCCACAGGaagttctttgtttttttatgaaacaaaCCATCTACATAAAGGGGTTGAGATTGTGAATTCTTCCTGTGTATCTGCAAGGCATATGCAACTATATGGCATAAATCATGTAAGATTTTTTCATATGGGTGTTTCTTAGTTAGCATTCTCATCTCTGGAATATTCATGAATATGAGATTTCTTTAATGGAGGGTGTAGGACTCACCTCAAAACAACCAACAATCTCactgaagaaaaagaaaaaagaaagcaaaaaaagaagaagtgtAAAGCATAAGCTTAAGAAGAAAGGAGTGATGGCCTTGCCCatgtttaaaaacaaacaaaacaaaagacaaaaggAGTTGCAGCAGAGAAGGCGACTGAACAGAATTGAATAGTTTGAAATAATGTCGTCATTGCAACCACATTTTAGGATGCATGGAAATCATATAACTAAAATATTGGACCCTATTTTGATTAGTTATTTTAGTTGTACTTATCACGTTAGGAGTGTTGACCTTGCATGATTTGTGTTGCAGAGTTGCAGGCAACAACCAAAAGAGTGGTCCACAGCGTCTGCTGGAGCCTGGGCCTATGCTGTGCGTGGAGGTCATTTCAATATCCACCATGCgacaacaaaaatatttgaaaataggaGTGAAAAAGTTTGATATAATTTACCCGTTTGCATATTTGggttaaatataaataaatttgagtaaAATTTATATCAACCCGTTTAACAAATAGAGATAATTTTTAGGTCTGTAAAACAAATTTAACCTAAATTTACCTATCTAATAATCTTAGTATtaacataattatatatttaaattatttactcCATACTtgacttatttaaaatttattttttaaaaaataggttaattaTGTCATATACAAGACTTAATTTAActagattattaaaaaaaaagaactcaAATATTAAATGGGTTAAATAGGTTATATATGTAATAATTAGATAATATTTGAGCTTATGTTTTTAacacaattatttttcatatcgGGTTTGTTATGTAGTAAAATGCCCAAATTGTTTAAATAACTTCTGAAAAaccatttacaaaataaattttggtacagcttttttcaatctaaaatttatcatttttgaagttagaaaatctttttcttattttaaagaaacaggaaaatatttttaagaaaggaGGTCCTTTTTCTCTCCTACTCACTTTTTGAATCCGAAAATTTATCATTCTATCTTAAAGTTTGGAGAAAAgagaagtaaataaaatatttagaaaaatgaaaaaataaaataaaaattaggctTAAACCAACAAAATCCATCACATATTTCTCTTAATTaatctctcttttttctccttctataaaaaataggaaaataaagaatttcaaaatgtgtcttaaataattttaatcatatttatttatttatttatttccacaAACTTGAAAATTTGGGCGAaatgtagaaaagaaaataaggtagacaaagggggaaaaaaagagtttaaaacTCGTTAAATATTTCTCCTTTGCTTCTCTAaaactctttttctctcttgcGTCTCCCATATAAAGGtcaaaagtataaaaatttacGACGCAATTACAACCCCCATTCATTTTGAGCTTGTAGTGAAAGACCAGGAGGGCTCTTGGCTCCCAAGAGGAAGCCCTCTGTGCCACGGATCTCCTTCAAGGCCCCTCATTGAACAAGTTATGTATGGCTACTTTTATGACCCACAAGCCTATAAGGCTATAAACAAGAGTCCTTCCTTCACAAGTATGGAGGAGAGATGCAGAATACAGCAGTGACTTTCTCTGCTTTACTCATTCTCCCATTCTTCTTACTGCATCTGCTCTGTTGCTAATCCATTTTTCTtattacaaaaaacaaaaacaaaaaaacgctttggttttatatcatttcattATTCTCCTAGGTGAAGGAGGGATTCAGCATTTCAGCTGGAATCATATTGCAAAAGAGAATCAGAATCCCACAAATCGGAAGCAGGACAAACACTAAGCTCACAGCCGTACCATACACACGGAACCCATGATGTCACCCCCACCACCCTTCATCACAAGGACTAGCCTTGAGTTGATGCTAATCCAAAGGATGTGGAGTTGGGGTGCACTTGAGTATGGTGGGTCTGACAGTAGCAAAGCGGGGCATTAGAGTACTGCTCTCTGCCTTTTGCTTTTGAGCAGTTTTGTGgagtgaagaagaaaaagggttGCTGTGGGTGTTTGCTGTTGAGACTTGAGAGAGCCAGAACTCAGAAGTGACCTCATGCGAATAATGCAGTACTATTGAATCTCTTTTCGAGATTTCATTACCCCAAtacttttacaattttttgctAAAAGCCTTGTCCTTTCTCCGCAACTTACATAACATAGTTCAGAGGATGGCTGTATTCAATTGCCCTTTGACCATCCTATACCTATGCTCCACTCttctatgattttcttttatgtgcCAGAAGTCAAATGTGGAAACTCGTATGCACTGCCATCTAAGATAAGTTTGGAGTGTAGCATAATCAGAATGTAGAAAGAAGGTAAagattcatatttaaaattttgaattattttcaaatgtcAGAATGCGGGCAGAGAACCTAGTAGCCTGGGGATTATTAATCTACTCACCCAAAAATGTGCCAAAAAAAACCCCAATATAACCAATGATTCTCTCACTTATAAAATGGTTCGATGATTCTTTCACCAAAGTTGACAACAGTTCAAGAAAAGCTAGACCAGAACATCAAACCAATGGGTAGACATGATGCATCCACTATCCACAACTACAGCACAGAGAAGAAGCAAACATGGTATGCATGACATACACGTGCTGTGTTATGTGGCACAGTGCAATTGGCACAAGACTGGTAAGGCTGATGCTCGGAGCCAAAGGTTATATAAATTCAGGAATGTGTTGAAAAAtctgaaaaagaaatgagaggATTTCCATGAATCTCTTTCCCAGGAAAAGGTACTTTCACAGCATATCTTAAAACATCTTTTGTGGGAGTGACAAGCTGCATTTAAAGGAAGCACAAGGGAGGGAGCATGCGATACCTTTCTGCTCCTCATTCTCTTCTACTACTACCATATGTGCGTGTGAAGGAGAGGCATGTATACATGATTTGGGGGAACAGCTGAAGAGCTCCTTTTAGTCCAATAAAGAGGGCTGAGGGGCGGCCAGAGCTGCCATCTCATGCACTTGGCTATGCTTATTCTTTTCTCAATCAATTCGGTTCCAGTATGGCTGTGGAGTGACAAATGCTAAGTTTGGCCAGATGCATGACATGGGAGCAACTCCTCCGCGCGCTTTGCCCACTCATTGGACTGAAGGGAGCTCCCAGGGCAGATCTCAGTTTTCCCAAGAAATATATGTTTCCTTCTAGACCTGGTCTATAGTCATTATCCATTTCTGTGATAGGATTTTCATTATAACTGTTAATTAGTTTTTGTGGTTGTTTTATTTTAGTTGTCACTAATCTGCTCCTTCACACATTTAACCTTGATTTCTTCAAGTTTGTCTGCTTTACAGGAAAGAAGAGTAGTGAAGAGTGATGATTTTGAGAGGTTCCAGCTGTGGCTATGCGCACACAATGTCTCAAGGTAGGAAAGCAGCTACCATCCTTGATTTATTATAGTCTCA is part of the Vitis riparia cultivar Riparia Gloire de Montpellier isolate 1030 chromosome 17, EGFV_Vit.rip_1.0, whole genome shotgun sequence genome and harbors:
- the LOC117904246 gene encoding zinc finger protein CONSTANS-LIKE 16 — translated: MITDKKVANAMGGKTARACDNCLHKRARWYCGADDAFLCQACDASVHSANQLAERHERVRLQAASCKNADSMRENSTPAWHQGFTRKARSPRNVKRTSVQPSKHENKFPTPPPLVPEIGSEEASPDENEEQFLFRVPTFDPFVAELNNDGIPEIGMENDSKPLSDYGHEEIGDLDSLTGFLPSEMDLAEFAADVESYLGAGLDEDSCGINDMDACFGDQKVKVKEERVETDATFHLDPELDMTKELLAWNLDYESTVMDEEEHEEKMVAAVEMRRKISLSLNYEDVITAWASQGSPWTTGNRPEFDPNDYWPDYMGACPTNVHGPCGDVGGVGGNFGGRDGGREARVLRYREKRRTRLFSKKIRYEVRKLNAEKRPRMKGRFVKRASFAAGPCFPILNVK